Proteins encoded within one genomic window of Actinoplanes octamycinicus:
- a CDS encoding methyl-accepting chemotaxis protein, translating to MAGNRGLGQWCRDRKVSTKVLAVAGVAIAGTVVTGVLAVTGIGDMTSTRNGEIGRMLPYATHLNDAALSLKSAANDERGFLLTADPKFAKEARGRQEKVSASLDAARELAGPDAGKVDAIQAATEKWFAAVESEFALYETKPKAATALALGENRDLRKAYEGLLSEEIGAANGRLLAGKAFDDTADRTRTLVIVALGLALLLGVGSALFVARLIIVPLRRVSGILDKVADGDLTGDPDVHQRDELGHMADSLRAATASLRQTVTDLAAHSESLASEAGALAATSKQSTTSAEQGAQQAATVADSAATMSLNIQTVAAGSEEMGASIREISESATQAVQVANRAVEVTRNTSAVMAKLGDSSAEIGDVIKTITSIAEQTNLLALNATIESARAGEMGKGFAVVASEVKELSQETARATEDIGQRVAAIQADTAGAVAAIEEISEIIGRINDFQTTIASAVEEQTVTTQEMSRNVTEAAEAGSRVAHTITGVASSVQLTTVGVAEADRAATHLAGMSTDLRHIVERFKL from the coding sequence ATGGCCGGAAACCGTGGGCTGGGGCAGTGGTGCCGGGACCGTAAGGTCTCCACCAAAGTGCTCGCGGTCGCCGGCGTGGCGATCGCCGGGACGGTGGTCACCGGGGTTCTCGCGGTGACCGGCATCGGTGACATGACGAGCACGCGGAACGGCGAGATCGGCCGGATGCTGCCCTACGCCACGCACCTGAACGACGCCGCGCTGTCGCTCAAGTCGGCGGCCAACGACGAGCGGGGCTTCCTGCTCACCGCCGACCCGAAGTTCGCCAAGGAGGCCCGGGGCCGGCAGGAGAAGGTGTCCGCGTCGCTGGACGCGGCGCGCGAGCTGGCCGGTCCGGACGCCGGGAAGGTGGACGCGATCCAGGCGGCCACCGAGAAGTGGTTCGCCGCGGTGGAGTCGGAGTTCGCCCTCTACGAGACCAAGCCCAAGGCGGCGACCGCGCTGGCCCTGGGCGAGAACCGGGACCTGCGCAAGGCCTACGAGGGCCTGCTCTCCGAGGAGATCGGCGCGGCCAACGGGCGGCTGCTGGCCGGCAAGGCGTTCGACGACACCGCCGACCGGACCCGCACCCTGGTGATCGTGGCGCTCGGGCTGGCGCTGCTGCTCGGCGTGGGCAGCGCGCTCTTCGTGGCCCGGCTGATCATCGTGCCGCTGCGCAGGGTGAGCGGCATCCTGGACAAGGTCGCCGACGGTGACCTCACCGGCGACCCGGACGTGCACCAGCGCGACGAGCTGGGCCACATGGCCGACTCGCTGCGCGCCGCCACCGCCTCGCTCCGGCAGACCGTCACCGACCTGGCCGCGCACTCCGAGTCGCTGGCCTCCGAGGCCGGCGCGCTCGCCGCCACCAGCAAGCAGAGCACCACCAGCGCCGAGCAGGGCGCGCAGCAGGCCGCGACGGTCGCCGACTCGGCGGCCACCATGTCGCTGAACATCCAGACCGTGGCGGCCGGCTCGGAGGAGATGGGCGCGTCGATCCGGGAGATCAGCGAGAGCGCCACCCAGGCCGTGCAGGTGGCCAACCGGGCGGTCGAGGTCACCCGGAACACCAGCGCGGTGATGGCCAAGCTGGGCGACTCGTCGGCGGAGATCGGCGACGTGATCAAGACGATCACCTCGATCGCCGAGCAGACCAACCTGTTGGCGCTGAACGCGACCATCGAGTCGGCCCGGGCCGGCGAGATGGGCAAGGGCTTCGCGGTGGTGGCCAGCGAGGTCAAGGAGCTGTCCCAGGAGACCGCCCGGGCCACCGAGGACATCGGTCAGCGGGTGGCCGCGATCCAGGCGGACACCGCCGGCGCGGTCGCCGCGATCGAGGAGATCAGCGAGATCATCGGGCGGATCAACGACTTCCAGACCACCATCGCCTCGGCGGTGGAGGAGCAGACGGTCACCACTCAGGAGATGAGCCGCAACGTCACCGAGGCTGCCGAGGCCGGCTCCCGGGTGGCGCACACGATCACCGGCGTGGCCTCGTCGGTGCAGCTCACCACGGTCGGTGTGGCCGAGGCCGACCGGGCCGCCACGCACCTGGCCGGGATGTCCACCGACCTGCGGCACATCGTCGAGCGCTTCAAGCTGTAG
- a CDS encoding glycosyl hydrolase family 28-related protein — protein MFAPPRWAALLTTPLVTLGVAIGLSDAAAAHPSSITPAATRAALDPALVTGRGATVAFTEQEAEHAVTTGAVLPASRTAYTLAAEASGRSAVTLDPGEYVEFTLPKAANAITVRYSIPDAPTGGGITAPLSVGTPGGTRTMTLTSQYSWLYNQYPFTNDPQAGLLHPDWWITECGCVPAATEPAPEISKPFRPMHFYDEQRLALGRTYRAGDKIRLTARQVPTTIDLLDSELVGAPKVDLKAVNVLLFGADPTGRRDSATAIEKAIAFAKKVHRAVYLPPGTFQVNRHIIVDDVTITGAGNWYTTVKGREVPLSSPAPDGSVHTGVGFYGRDAADGGSRNVHLADFAIEGDVRERIDTDQVNAIGGAMSDSTIERLHIQHTKVGLWFDGPMANIRITGNVIVDQIADGLNFHTGVTGSLVRDNFVRNTGDDGLAMWSEKVANSGNTFDRNTVQTPTLANGIAIYGGTDNTVSRNLIADPIREGSGIHAGSRFGAEAFTGHLWITDNTVVRAGTYELNWNIGLGAIWFEALDSSIDADIRVTGDHYLDNTYNAIMLVSEWGVKDLYSITGVHFRDIRVDGAGTSVVSARTAGGATFENVDARNVGAVGVNNCGSFHFTPSGSEFTLSDLGGNDGEWLGPYLPNVITCNDRPAVVPPPPPSPW, from the coding sequence ATGTTCGCTCCGCCCCGCTGGGCCGCTCTCCTGACCACACCGCTGGTCACCCTCGGCGTGGCGATCGGTCTGTCCGATGCCGCCGCTGCCCATCCGTCCTCGATCACACCCGCGGCCACCCGGGCCGCTCTCGATCCGGCCCTGGTCACCGGGCGCGGCGCCACCGTCGCGTTCACCGAGCAGGAGGCCGAGCACGCCGTCACCACCGGCGCCGTGCTCCCGGCCAGCCGGACCGCGTACACGCTCGCCGCCGAAGCCTCCGGCCGCTCCGCGGTCACCCTGGACCCGGGCGAGTACGTCGAGTTCACCCTGCCCAAGGCCGCCAACGCGATCACCGTGCGGTACAGCATCCCGGACGCCCCGACCGGCGGCGGGATCACCGCGCCGCTCTCCGTCGGCACCCCGGGCGGCACCCGCACCATGACGCTGACCTCGCAGTACTCCTGGCTCTACAACCAATACCCGTTCACCAACGACCCGCAGGCCGGGCTGCTGCACCCGGACTGGTGGATCACCGAGTGCGGCTGCGTGCCGGCCGCCACCGAGCCGGCCCCGGAGATCAGCAAGCCGTTCCGGCCGATGCACTTCTACGACGAGCAGCGGCTCGCGCTGGGCCGCACCTACCGGGCCGGCGACAAGATCCGGCTGACCGCGCGCCAGGTGCCGACCACCATCGACCTGCTCGACTCGGAGCTGGTCGGCGCGCCGAAGGTCGACCTGAAGGCGGTCAACGTGCTGCTCTTCGGCGCCGACCCGACCGGCCGGCGGGACTCGGCGACGGCCATCGAGAAGGCGATCGCCTTCGCCAAGAAGGTGCACCGCGCGGTCTACCTGCCGCCCGGCACTTTCCAGGTGAACCGGCACATCATCGTCGACGACGTGACCATCACCGGGGCCGGGAACTGGTACACCACGGTCAAGGGCCGGGAGGTCCCGCTCTCGTCGCCCGCGCCGGACGGCTCGGTGCACACCGGCGTCGGCTTCTACGGCAGGGACGCGGCGGACGGCGGCTCGCGCAACGTGCACCTGGCCGACTTCGCGATCGAGGGCGACGTGCGTGAGCGGATCGACACCGACCAGGTCAACGCGATCGGCGGCGCGATGAGCGACTCGACGATCGAGCGCCTCCACATCCAGCACACCAAGGTCGGCCTCTGGTTCGACGGTCCGATGGCGAACATCAGGATCACCGGCAACGTCATCGTCGACCAGATCGCCGACGGGCTGAACTTCCACACCGGGGTCACCGGGTCGCTGGTGCGGGACAACTTCGTCCGCAACACCGGCGACGACGGGCTGGCCATGTGGTCGGAGAAGGTGGCGAACAGCGGCAACACCTTCGACCGGAACACCGTGCAGACGCCGACCCTGGCCAACGGGATCGCGATCTACGGCGGCACCGACAACACGGTGTCCCGGAACCTGATCGCCGACCCGATCCGGGAGGGCAGCGGGATCCACGCCGGCTCGCGGTTCGGCGCCGAGGCGTTCACCGGGCACCTGTGGATCACCGACAACACCGTGGTGCGGGCCGGGACCTACGAGCTGAACTGGAACATCGGGCTCGGGGCGATCTGGTTCGAGGCGCTCGACTCCAGCATCGACGCGGACATCCGGGTGACCGGCGACCACTACCTGGACAACACCTACAACGCGATCATGCTGGTCTCCGAGTGGGGCGTGAAGGACCTGTACTCGATCACCGGGGTGCACTTCCGGGACATCCGGGTGGACGGGGCCGGGACCAGCGTGGTCAGCGCCCGGACGGCCGGCGGCGCCACCTTCGAGAACGTGGACGCGCGCAACGTCGGCGCGGTCGGGGTGAACAACTGCGGTTCGTTCCACTTCACGCCGAGCGGGTCCGAGTTCACCCTCAGTGACCTTGGGGGTAACGATGGGGAGTGGCTCGGGCCGTACCTGCCCAACGTGATCACGTGCAACGACCGTCCCGCGGTGGTTCCGCCTCCGCCGCCTTCCCCCTGGTGA
- a CDS encoding NAD-dependent epimerase/dehydratase family protein, protein MSQTLLVTGGAGFVGSALVKSLLTEFPGAAVVSLDNYFTGSPENHVHDPRVTYLEGSTADLAKIWADRGLPAPELVFHLGEYSRIVQSFEDHDLTWDFNLLGTKEVVKFAAGKGAKLIYAGSSSKFGNDGDDENLNPYAWTKAKNIEYIKNYSNWYGLDYAITYFYNVYGPGQIGNGKYATVIGIFERQYLAGEPLTVVSPGTQTRDFTHIDDIVRGIVLVARGGAGDGYLLGTGREWQLADVAKMFGAEIRMIPALPGERVRGQADLTKAGSLGWHPQTQLDDYIAKFVAAHPR, encoded by the coding sequence TTGAGTCAAACCCTGCTGGTCACCGGTGGCGCCGGATTCGTCGGTAGTGCCCTGGTCAAGTCGCTGTTGACCGAGTTCCCCGGCGCCGCCGTGGTCTCGCTGGACAACTACTTCACCGGCAGCCCGGAGAACCACGTGCACGACCCCCGGGTGACGTACCTGGAGGGTTCCACCGCGGACCTCGCCAAGATCTGGGCGGACCGCGGGCTCCCCGCGCCGGAGCTGGTCTTCCACCTCGGTGAGTACAGCCGGATCGTGCAGTCGTTCGAGGACCACGACCTGACCTGGGACTTCAACCTGCTGGGCACCAAAGAGGTGGTGAAGTTCGCGGCCGGCAAGGGCGCCAAGCTGATCTACGCCGGCTCCAGCTCGAAGTTCGGCAACGACGGCGACGACGAGAACCTGAACCCGTACGCCTGGACCAAGGCGAAGAACATCGAGTACATCAAGAACTACTCGAACTGGTACGGGCTGGACTACGCGATCACGTACTTCTACAACGTCTACGGGCCGGGCCAGATCGGCAACGGCAAGTACGCCACCGTGATCGGCATCTTCGAGCGGCAGTACCTGGCGGGCGAGCCGCTGACCGTGGTGTCGCCCGGCACGCAGACCCGCGACTTCACCCACATCGACGACATCGTGCGCGGCATCGTGCTGGTCGCCCGGGGCGGGGCCGGCGACGGCTACCTGCTCGGCACCGGCCGTGAGTGGCAGCTGGCCGACGTGGCGAAGATGTTCGGCGCCGAGATCAGGATGATCCCGGCGCTGCCCGGTGAGCGGGTGCGCGGTCAGGCCGACCTGACCAAGGCGGGCAGCCTGGGCTGGCACCCGCAGACCCAGCTCGACGACTACATCGCGAAGTTCGTGGCGGCCCACCCGCGCTGA
- a CDS encoding MFS transporter, whose translation MAQSLGSPAPAGDAGTIRSLIPARIDRLSWSPFHTRMILALGTAWVLDGLEITIASAIGPVLTEKETLALSSTQVGAIATVYLLGEVFGALFFGRLSDKLGRKNLFIVTLGVYLVGNALTALTWGNGVVAIIFLYLTRFIAGAGIGGEYAAINSAIDEMMPAKYRGRVDIGVNGTYWGGAILGTLGTFVLLNQMDLNWGWRLGFLIGPIIGACIWGLRKHLPESPRWLIMHGREAEAEDNIRQIEQAVESSGQTLAPVDESKAIDIRPTQDHGYLSLLRVLFKQLPQRSILGATLMITQSFLYNAIFFTYTLVLTNFYGVDEKNAPLYLIAFAAGNLIGPLTIGHLFDVIGRRKMIAGTYLLSGVLLAISAFMFNAGMLNAITQTIAWCIIFFFASAGASSAYLTVSEIFPLEIRAQAIAVFFAIAQCFGAIGPVFYGALIGEGEDPGKLFIGYLIGAAVMAIGGIVEIFLGVDAEGKSLEDVATPLSAVTSRPRATG comes from the coding sequence ATGGCGCAGAGTCTGGGATCTCCCGCCCCGGCCGGCGACGCAGGAACGATCCGGAGCCTGATCCCCGCACGTATCGACCGGCTGAGCTGGTCCCCGTTCCACACCCGAATGATCCTGGCGCTCGGCACCGCGTGGGTGCTCGACGGCCTGGAGATCACCATCGCCAGCGCGATCGGTCCGGTGCTGACCGAAAAGGAAACCCTCGCGCTGAGCAGCACCCAGGTCGGTGCGATCGCGACCGTCTACCTGCTCGGCGAGGTGTTCGGCGCGCTGTTCTTCGGCCGGCTCTCGGACAAACTCGGCCGCAAGAACCTCTTCATCGTGACCCTCGGCGTCTACCTGGTCGGCAACGCTCTGACCGCGTTGACCTGGGGCAACGGTGTGGTCGCGATCATCTTCCTGTATCTCACCAGATTCATCGCCGGCGCCGGCATCGGCGGCGAATACGCCGCGATCAACTCGGCGATCGACGAGATGATGCCGGCGAAGTATCGCGGCCGGGTGGACATCGGCGTCAACGGCACCTACTGGGGTGGCGCGATCCTCGGCACCCTGGGCACGTTCGTGCTGCTCAACCAGATGGACCTGAACTGGGGCTGGCGGCTCGGCTTCCTGATCGGGCCGATCATCGGCGCCTGCATCTGGGGTCTGCGCAAGCACCTGCCGGAGAGCCCGCGGTGGCTGATCATGCACGGCCGGGAGGCCGAGGCGGAGGACAACATCCGGCAGATCGAGCAGGCCGTGGAGTCGTCCGGGCAGACCCTCGCGCCGGTCGACGAGTCCAAGGCGATCGACATCCGGCCGACCCAGGACCACGGTTACCTGTCGCTGCTGCGGGTGCTGTTCAAACAGCTGCCCCAACGGTCGATCCTCGGCGCCACCCTGATGATCACGCAGTCGTTCCTCTACAACGCGATCTTCTTCACCTACACGCTGGTGCTGACCAACTTCTACGGGGTGGACGAGAAGAACGCGCCGCTCTACCTGATCGCTTTCGCGGCCGGCAACCTGATCGGCCCGCTGACCATCGGGCACCTGTTCGACGTGATCGGCCGGCGCAAGATGATCGCCGGGACCTATCTGCTCTCCGGTGTGCTGCTGGCGATCAGCGCGTTCATGTTCAACGCCGGGATGCTCAACGCGATCACCCAGACCATCGCCTGGTGCATCATCTTCTTCTTCGCGTCGGCCGGCGCCAGCTCGGCGTACCTGACGGTGAGCGAGATCTTCCCGCTGGAGATCCGGGCGCAGGCCATCGCGGTGTTCTTCGCGATCGCCCAGTGCTTCGGCGCGATCGGGCCGGTGTTCTACGGAGCCTTGATCGGCGAGGGCGAGGACCCGGGCAAGCTGTTCATCGGCTATCTGATCGGCGCGGCGGTGATGGCCATCGGCGGCATCGTCGAGATCTTCCTGGGCGTCGACGCGGAGGGGAAGTCTCTCGAAGACGTCGCGACGCCGCTCTCGGCGGTCACCTCACGGCCGCGAGCGACCGGCTAG
- a CDS encoding Gfo/Idh/MocA family protein, with protein sequence MDSIGVGVVGLGWMGRVHTQAYSRLPQHYPGLPAPRLVAGADEVPGQAAGFGFESVTTDWRELLDDPRIDAVSITAPNFLHREMGAAFAATGRHIWIEKPVGLSAADARAIVGTGQVSVGFNYRHAPAVQRARAILRAGGIGPVTHARFRFFSDDAAAPDAALTWRFERERGGNGVLGDLGGHAVDLVRHLLGEIDTVVAADRAIFIAERPAPSGATTGHQRGTGPLRPVQNDDWFAALLRTAGGARVVVEASRVAAGEQNHYGFTIHGTRGLLSWDSRRMGELVTDRRTIFAGPGDGEYAAFQPGPGIAMSYDDLKVIEAGLFLRSIVEGVPHGATMPDAIRAAEVLEQIEAFGG encoded by the coding sequence ATGGATTCGATCGGGGTGGGCGTCGTCGGTCTGGGTTGGATGGGACGGGTGCACACCCAGGCGTATTCCCGTTTGCCGCAGCACTACCCGGGGTTGCCGGCGCCGCGTCTGGTGGCCGGCGCCGACGAGGTGCCGGGCCAGGCGGCCGGCTTCGGGTTCGAGTCGGTCACCACCGACTGGCGCGAGCTGCTCGACGACCCGCGGATCGACGCGGTCAGCATCACCGCGCCGAACTTCCTGCACCGCGAGATGGGCGCGGCGTTCGCCGCGACCGGGCGGCACATCTGGATCGAGAAGCCGGTCGGGCTGAGCGCCGCCGACGCGCGGGCCATCGTCGGAACCGGTCAGGTCAGCGTCGGCTTCAACTACCGGCACGCGCCGGCCGTGCAGCGGGCCCGGGCGATCCTGCGGGCCGGCGGGATCGGCCCGGTCACGCACGCCCGGTTCCGCTTCTTCAGCGACGACGCGGCGGCCCCGGACGCCGCGCTGACCTGGCGCTTCGAGCGGGAACGCGGCGGCAACGGGGTGCTCGGCGACCTCGGCGGGCACGCCGTCGACCTGGTGCGGCACCTGCTCGGCGAGATCGACACGGTGGTTGCGGCGGACCGCGCGATCTTCATCGCGGAACGGCCGGCGCCGAGCGGCGCCACCACCGGGCACCAGCGCGGCACCGGGCCGCTGCGACCGGTGCAGAACGACGACTGGTTCGCCGCGCTGCTGCGGACCGCCGGCGGCGCCCGGGTGGTGGTCGAGGCGAGCCGGGTCGCGGCCGGGGAGCAGAACCACTACGGCTTCACCATCCATGGCACGCGGGGCCTGCTGAGCTGGGACTCCCGGCGGATGGGGGAGCTGGTGACGGATCGGCGGACGATCTTCGCGGGTCCCGGGGACGGGGAGTACGCGGCGTTCCAGCCGGGGCCGGGGATCGCGATGAGCTACGACGACCTGAAGGTGATCGAGGCGGGGTTGTTCCTGCGCTCGATCGTCGAGGGCGTCCCACACGGCGCCACCATGCCCGACGCGATCCGCGCCGCCGAGGTCCTGGAGCAGATCGAGGCGTTCGGCGGCTGA
- a CDS encoding rhamnogalacturonan lyase B N-terminal domain-containing protein produces the protein MTPTPIRQRRKLLAAGIATVAVLAGAGLLGGQPWANAAASITFDTGTGLTLAFNTTNGTMTSLKHNGTELAASGQAAGQFESGWSSATVTGQTFNGGSSILVSATNPAIGVTQYYFARKGDNVVYLATNITKALNPGEARFITRLKSSLLTTSPVAARTAGTTATVEGSDVFAFANGQTASKFYSSQRLIAQTPFGAGGNGHGAFLIPGTNDMTSGGPFFRDIEVNDTGTAVNITHYMFSGHQQTEPLRLGLHGPYALAVTDGAAPTVHSMDFLSAYLPGMLSNAQRGGVSGTAGGRWNGLRATVALAGPTGQYWGQVKSGRFVIGHVKPGTYTATLYAGELAVGSTKTITVTAGATTGLAMTGSVPAAGTLFQLGTFDGTPAGFRNADKIETMHPSDSRMSSWTGGPYTVSGGAASFPMAEFKSVNSPVALGFTLASVPAGGVRLRIGTTSSFAGGRPAVSIGGYSSPSAASPAPANLDSRNVTRGTWRGVNTTYTFTIPASALRTGGNTLSISTISGSSGATFLSPNFIFDALALDPA, from the coding sequence ATGACCCCCACCCCCATCCGACAGCGCCGCAAGCTCCTCGCCGCCGGCATCGCCACGGTCGCGGTGCTGGCCGGCGCCGGTCTGCTCGGCGGCCAGCCCTGGGCGAACGCCGCGGCGAGCATCACCTTCGACACCGGCACCGGCCTGACGCTGGCGTTCAACACCACCAACGGCACCATGACGTCGCTGAAGCACAACGGCACCGAGCTGGCCGCTTCCGGTCAGGCGGCCGGGCAGTTCGAGTCGGGCTGGTCGTCCGCCACGGTCACCGGCCAGACCTTCAACGGCGGCAGCTCGATCCTGGTCAGCGCCACGAACCCGGCAATCGGGGTGACCCAGTACTACTTCGCCCGCAAGGGCGACAACGTGGTCTACCTGGCCACGAACATCACCAAGGCGCTGAACCCGGGTGAGGCCCGGTTCATCACCCGGCTGAAGAGCTCGCTGCTGACCACGTCCCCGGTGGCGGCGCGGACGGCCGGCACCACGGCGACGGTCGAGGGCTCCGACGTGTTCGCCTTCGCCAACGGGCAGACCGCGTCGAAGTTCTACAGCTCGCAGCGGCTGATCGCGCAGACCCCGTTCGGCGCCGGCGGGAACGGGCACGGCGCCTTCCTCATCCCCGGCACCAACGACATGACCTCGGGTGGCCCGTTCTTCCGGGACATCGAGGTGAACGACACCGGGACCGCGGTCAACATCACCCACTACATGTTCAGCGGGCACCAGCAGACCGAGCCGCTGCGGCTGGGTCTGCACGGCCCGTACGCGCTGGCGGTCACCGACGGCGCGGCGCCCACCGTGCACAGCATGGACTTCCTCAGCGCCTACCTCCCCGGGATGCTCTCCAACGCCCAGCGCGGCGGCGTGAGCGGCACCGCGGGCGGCCGCTGGAACGGCCTGCGGGCGACGGTCGCGCTGGCCGGCCCGACCGGCCAGTACTGGGGTCAGGTCAAGTCCGGCCGGTTCGTCATCGGGCATGTCAAGCCGGGCACCTACACCGCCACGCTCTACGCCGGTGAGCTGGCCGTCGGCAGCACCAAGACGATCACCGTGACGGCCGGCGCGACCACCGGCCTGGCGATGACCGGCAGCGTCCCGGCCGCCGGCACGCTCTTCCAGCTCGGCACGTTCGACGGCACCCCGGCCGGCTTCCGGAACGCCGACAAGATCGAGACGATGCACCCGTCGGACAGCCGGATGTCGTCCTGGACCGGCGGCCCGTACACCGTCTCCGGTGGCGCGGCGAGCTTCCCGATGGCCGAGTTCAAGTCGGTCAACTCGCCGGTGGCGCTGGGCTTCACCCTGGCCTCGGTCCCGGCCGGCGGCGTCAGGCTGCGGATCGGCACCACGTCCAGCTTCGCCGGCGGCCGTCCCGCGGTCAGCATCGGCGGTTACTCGTCGCCGTCCGCCGCGTCCCCGGCACCGGCCAACCTGGACAGCCGCAACGTCACCCGGGGCACCTGGCGCGGCGTCAACACCACGTACACGTTCACCATCCCGGCGAGCGCCCTGAGGACCGGCGGCAACACCCTGTCGATCTCCACGATCTCGGGCAGCAGCGGCGCCACGTTCCTCAGCCCGAACTTCATCTTCGACGCGCTGGCCCTCGACCCGGCCTAG
- a CDS encoding TOBE domain-containing protein, with protein MTVFPIGEAAELLGVSPDTVRRWVDAGRLAATRDEHGRRVIDGVDLAAFVRAQAAEPDERADTSSARNRLRGIVTAVVKDTVMAQVDIQAGPFRVVSLMSREAVDELDLRVGSVAVAVIKSTTVVVERASRGRTG; from the coding sequence ATGACGGTGTTCCCGATCGGCGAGGCGGCCGAGTTGCTCGGGGTCAGCCCGGACACGGTGCGCCGCTGGGTCGACGCCGGGCGGCTCGCCGCGACCCGGGACGAGCACGGGCGCCGGGTGATCGACGGGGTGGACCTGGCGGCATTCGTCCGGGCCCAGGCCGCCGAGCCGGACGAGCGCGCCGACACCTCGTCGGCCCGCAACCGGCTGCGCGGGATCGTCACCGCGGTGGTCAAGGACACCGTGATGGCTCAGGTGGACATCCAGGCCGGACCGTTCCGGGTGGTGTCGCTGATGAGCCGGGAGGCCGTCGACGAGCTGGATCTGCGGGTCGGCTCGGTCGCGGTGGCCGTCATCAAGTCCACCACCGTCGTGGTGGAGCGGGCCAGTCGGGGGAGGACCGGGTGA
- the modA gene encoding molybdate ABC transporter substrate-binding protein, translated as MRRAGIAALALAFGLAGCGAPAAGESSTITVFAAASLTESFTSLGKQFEDAHRGTTVKFNFAGSSALATQINQGAPADVFASAAPTNMAAVTSAVSPVTFVKNQLVIATAKGNPKQITGLADLTRPGLKVALCAPEVPCGAAAGTAVEAAGVELTPVTLEQDVKAALAKVKLGEVDAALVYRTDAAAAAAALDAVEFPESATAINEYPIAVLKGAANPAGAQEFVDYVRSADGLRVLTAAGFQAP; from the coding sequence GTGAGACGAGCGGGGATCGCGGCGCTGGCGCTGGCGTTCGGGCTGGCCGGCTGTGGTGCGCCGGCCGCGGGGGAGAGCAGCACGATCACGGTCTTCGCGGCGGCCTCGCTCACCGAGTCGTTTACCTCGCTCGGCAAGCAGTTCGAGGACGCGCACCGGGGCACCACGGTGAAGTTCAACTTCGCCGGCAGCTCGGCCCTGGCCACCCAGATCAACCAGGGCGCCCCGGCCGACGTGTTCGCCTCCGCCGCGCCGACGAACATGGCCGCCGTCACCAGCGCGGTGTCACCGGTGACCTTCGTGAAGAATCAGCTGGTGATCGCCACCGCCAAGGGCAACCCGAAGCAGATCACCGGCCTGGCCGACCTCACCCGGCCGGGCCTCAAGGTCGCGCTCTGCGCCCCGGAGGTGCCGTGCGGCGCGGCCGCCGGGACCGCCGTCGAGGCCGCCGGTGTCGAGCTCACCCCGGTCACCCTGGAGCAGGACGTGAAGGCGGCGCTCGCCAAGGTCAAGCTCGGCGAGGTGGACGCGGCCCTGGTCTACCGCACCGACGCCGCGGCCGCCGCGGCCGCTCTGGACGCCGTCGAGTTCCCGGAGTCGGCCACGGCGATCAACGAGTACCCGATCGCCGTGCTCAAGGGCGCCGCCAACCCGGCCGGCGCGCAGGAGTTCGTCGACTACGTGCGCTCGGCCGACGGCCTCCGGGTGCTGACCGCGGCGGGGTTCCAGGCGCCGTGA
- a CDS encoding ABC transporter permease, whose protein sequence is MTRQRVPVALLVPAIGGLIFLILPLAGLLWRTPWSTLLQRLTEPAVAAALKLSLLTASLATLLCLVLGVPLAWLLARVVFPGRRLVRALITVPLVLPPVVGGIALLLALGRRGLLGGWLDETFGVSLPFTTAGVVVAEAFVALPFLVISVEGALRGADTRYEEAAATLGASRWTTFTHVTLPLVAPGIAAGGVLCWARALGEFGATITFAGNYPGITQTMPLAVYQTMESGDLDGAVVLSLILLAVSVTILAALRDRWLAAP, encoded by the coding sequence GTGACGCGACAGCGGGTCCCGGTCGCGCTGCTGGTGCCGGCGATCGGCGGGCTGATCTTCCTGATCCTGCCGCTGGCCGGGCTCCTCTGGCGGACCCCGTGGTCCACGCTGCTGCAGCGGCTCACCGAGCCGGCGGTGGCCGCGGCGCTGAAACTGTCGCTGCTCACCGCGAGCCTGGCCACCCTGCTCTGCCTGGTCCTCGGCGTCCCGCTGGCCTGGCTGCTGGCCCGGGTGGTGTTCCCCGGCCGGCGCCTGGTCCGGGCGCTGATCACGGTGCCGCTGGTGCTGCCGCCGGTGGTCGGCGGCATCGCGCTGTTGCTCGCCCTGGGCCGGCGCGGCCTGCTGGGTGGCTGGCTGGACGAGACGTTCGGGGTGAGCCTGCCGTTCACCACGGCCGGGGTGGTGGTCGCCGAGGCGTTCGTGGCGCTGCCCTTCCTGGTCATCTCGGTGGAGGGCGCGCTGCGTGGCGCCGACACCCGCTACGAGGAGGCCGCCGCCACCCTCGGGGCGAGCCGCTGGACCACCTTCACCCACGTGACGCTGCCGCTGGTGGCGCCCGGGATCGCGGCCGGCGGGGTGCTGTGCTGGGCGCGGGCGCTCGGCGAGTTCGGCGCGACGATCACCTTCGCCGGGAACTATCCGGGGATCACCCAGACCATGCCGCTCGCCGTCTACCAGACCATGGAGAGCGGCGACCTGGACGGCGCGGTGGTGCTCAGCCTGATCCTGCTGGCCGTCTCGGTCACCATCCTGGCCGCGCTGCGCGACCGCTGGCTGGCGGCGCCGTGA